The genomic window TCCGCCGCCCGCAGCGCCCCCAGCGAGGCGTGCTGCGCCGGGGCCCAGGTGTCCTGGAAGGTGGAGGTCGCCGACTGCACGACCACCACGTCCGCGCCGTCCCTGACCAGCCGGCGGCTCATGTCGGGGAAGGCCGACTCGAAGCAGACCAGCGGCCCGATCCGCAGGCCGGGCCCGCCCGCCTCCGGGGCGGGCAGCGTCATCACGACCGGCCGGGTGCCCCGCCGCCGGTCCTCGCCCGCGGCCCCCTTGCCGACGGAGGTCGCCCAACCGAGCAGGGCACGGGCCGGGACGTACTCGCCGAAGGGCACCAGGCGCATCTTGTCGTAGCGCTCGCCGGTCGGGCCCCGGGGGCCGATCAGGATCGCGCTCTTGTAGATCCCGGGCCGGTCGGAGCGGCGCGCGTCCACGTTGACCAGGAGCGGGGCCCCGACCGTCCGGGACAGCGCGGTGAGCCGGGCGGTCAGGTCGGGCCGGTCCCCGAGGTCCGCGCCGACGCTGCTCTCGCCCCACACCACCAGGTCGGGCCGTTGGCCGGCGAGCGTCCTGGTCAGCTCCTCGGCACGGGCGAAGCGCCGGTCCGCGCCGCCCGGCCCGTCGAACACGCCCGGCTGGACCACCGCGATCCGTGCCGTGCCGTCGGTGCGCGGCGGGGCGGCGCCCCACCAGGCCAGGCCCAGGACGAGGGCGCAGCCCACCAGCCCCACCAGCGCGGTCCGGCGCACCGGCCGCACCGCCACGAGCAGGGCCAGGGCCGTGTTCACCGCCACCACCAGCAGGCTCACCAGCCAGACCCCGCCGACCGAGGCGAGCCGCAGCGCGGGCGGCACCTGCCACTGGCCGGCCCCGAGCAGCCCCCACGGCCCGCCCAGGCCCTCCCAGGACCGGGCCAGTTCCACCAGGAGCCAGCCCGAGGGCACGACGACGAGCGCGGCGGCCGCCCGCCCCGCGGACGGCTCCCCGCCCAGCATCGCCCGCACCAGCCAGCCCCACGGCAGCCACAACAGCCCCAGCAGCGCCGCGATGACGAGCAGGAAGACATGGAGGCTCGGCAGCAGCCACTGGTGCGCGCCGAGCATGAAGCCGAGCCCGCCCAGCCAGCCGTCCAGACCCGCGCGGCGCGCGCTCGGCGCCGTACGGATCAGCAGCAGCCAGGGGACGAGGGCGACGTACCCGAACCACCACAGCGACGGCGCGGGGAAGGCGAGGGCGGGCAGGGCCCCCAGGAGCACGGCGAACGCGGACCGGCCGAGCCCGGACCGGGGCCCCTGACCCGCGAACGGATTGCGCATGCCGTGCCTCCGGGTGTCGCTCCCCCGGACGTCGTCCGGGGGGACCCCCACCAGTGTGCGCGCGGCCCGGCCGGTGGACCTCACATGCGGCGCCACTTCTCCTCGACGACGACCGAACGCAGCAACCAGCCGCCGCCCGAGCGGCGCAGCGCGAACGTGTAGCGCCCGCCGCACACGAAGTCCTCGCCCGACTCGAAGCGCATGGGGTTCACGTAGTCGGCGCGCACGGTCGCCGTGTCGCCCGGGTAGCCGCCCAGGTCCTGGATGCGCACCCGCCGGTTGACGATGAGGTGCTGGCGTACGGGGAAGAGGCGCATCGTCTCCGCGAGCCAGGCGGCGACCTCCGCGGCCGGGCCCTCGACCCCGCCGGAACCGCGGTAGTCGGCGCGCCCGTCCGGGGTGAACAGCGCGCGGTACGCCGCCCAGTCGGAGTCGTCCACGGCCACCGCGTAGCCGGTGATCAGGTCGTCGATGGCGAGCCGGTCCATCACGGTCGCGAGGTCCACGCGCTGCGTCATCGGTTCAGTGTCGGGCAGAGCGGGCCCGGGGCCAAGGGGCGTGCGGGCGGGGCTTGGTACGACATCCGTCATACTTTCGGGCATGCGCATGAACTTCGATCCGGAGCGGACCGACCGGAACTCCTTCTACCGGCTGCTCACCGCCACCGTCGTGCCCCGGCCCATCGCCTGGGTGTCGACCACCGCCGCCGACGGGACCGACAACCTCGCCCCGCACTCCTTCTTCACGATCTCCTCGGTCGTGCCGCCCGTCGTGCAGTTCACCTCGGTGGGGCGCAAGGACTCGCTGCGCAACGTGGAGGAGACGGGGCAGTTCGTGGTGAACCTCGCCCCCGAGGGGCTCTTCGAGCGGATCAACGCCACGGCGACCGACTTCCCGCGCGGGACGAGCGAGTTCGACGCGTGCGGCGTCGAGCGGGAGCCGAGCCTGCGGGTGCGGCCGCCCCGGGTCGCCGCGTCACCGGTGGCGCTGGAGTGCGAGCTGCACAGCACGCTGCGGATCGGCGACTCGACGGTGGTCTTCGGCAGGGTGGTGCACGCGGCGGTCGACGAGGCGGTGCTCGTCGAGGGGCACCCGGAGATGGCGCTGATGCGGCCGCTGTCCCGGCTCGGCAAGAACGAGTGGGGCACGCTCGGCGGGATCACGGAGCTGGCGCGGGTTCCGTACCGGGGCTGAACCGCGGCGACGTACGAGCTGCCACCCGGACGACCGGCGCCCGGACGACCGGCGCCCGGACGGACGCGGGGCCGGTCGTACCCGGCCCCGCGTCCCGGCTCAGCCCGCGGACTCGCCCGCGTGGGGGCTGAGGACGTCGGTGCCGACGAGGACCAAGAGCACGATGCCGAGGACGATCCGGTAGATCACGAAGGGCATGAAGCTCTTGGTGGTGATGAACTTCATGAACCAGGCGATCACCGCGTAGCCGACGGCGAAGGCGATGACCGTCGCGAAGATCGTCGGGCCCCAGGAGACGTGTCCCTCGCCCGCGTCCTTCAGCTCGAACACGCCGGAGGCGAGCACCGCCGGGATGGCGAGCAGGAACGAGTAGCGGGCGGCCGCCTCGCGGGTGTAGCTCATGAACAGACCGCCGGAGATGGTGGCGCCGGAGCGGGAGACGCCGGGGATCAGGGCCATCGCCTGGCAGAAGCCGAAGATCAGGCCGTCCCGTACGCCGAGCTCCTTGAGCGACTTGCGCTCGCGGACCACCCGGTGGCGCCCGCCGATCTCGTCGCGGGCCGCGAGCCGGTCGGCGACGCCGAGCACGATGCCCATCACGATGAGCGTCGTGGCGATCAGCCGCAGGTCCCGGAAGGGGCCCTCGATCTGGTCCTTGAACGTGACGCCGAGGATGCCGATGGGGAGCGAGCCGACGATGACCAGCCAGCCCATCTGCGCGTCGTGGTCGGACCGCATCGACTTGTCGAAGAGCGAGCGGAACCAGGCCGAGACGATCCGCGCGATGTCCTTGCGGAAGTAGATGAGGACGGCGGTCTCGGTGCCGATCTGGGTGATCGCCGTGAACGCCGCGCCGGGGTCCTGCCAGCCGGCGAACGCGGCGGTGAGCCGCAGGTGCGCGCTGGAGGAGATGGGAAGGAACTCCGTCAGCCCCTGGACGAGTCCGAGGATGAATGATTCGAACCAACTCATGGGGCCAGGGCCGTCCCGTATGTACGTGTGCGGTCAGAAGGTCGCTGCGCAGCGTACCGCCCCAAGATGACGGGCTCCCCCGAGGGGCGGGAGTCCGCGGCGGTCAGCCCTCCACGGGCCCCGTGGTCGTCCAGCCCGGGGCCTGGACGAGGGTCCTGAGGCTCGCCGTGTCCGCCTCGTCGCCGCAGCTCGCGCAGATCACGCGCGGGCTCAGCACCTCGCCGCAGCTGTGCTCCAGGAGCGTCGGACGCCGCTCCGCGTTGAGGTGGCGGTCGCCCCAGGCCATCAGCGTGACCAGCACCGGCTGCAGTTCCTCTCCGGCCGGGGTCGCGCGGTACTCGTAGCGCCTGGGGCGCTCGCTGTACTCGACCTTCTCCAGGATCCCGGCCTCGACGAGCCGCTTGAGGCGGGCGGTGAGGATGTCGCGCGGCGCGCCCGTGTTGCGTGCGATGCGGTCGAAGCGGCGGACGCCGAGCGAGACCTCGCGCAGGACGAGGAGGGCGTACTTCTCACCGACGAGCGCAAGGGTGTCGGCGATGGAGCAGGGGCGGGGGGCGGCCTTCATGGGCCCAAGGGTAAGGCAGACGGGCGGGGAAGGGTTTGAAAATCCAACTCACTGGGCTATGTTACCGACAGGTGTTGGTCCAGTTTTCCAACTCACCCTCCTGGAGCCGTGTCATGCGCGACGCCGTCATCGTCGAAGCCGTCCGTACGCCGATAGGGAAGGGCAAGCCCGGCGGAGCCCTCGCCGACGTCCACCCCGTCGCCCTCCTGTCCCACACCCTGCGGGCCCTGGTCGACCGCACCGGCATCGACCCCGCCCTCGTCGACGACGTCATCGGCGGCACCGTCGACCAGGTCGGCGAGCAGGCCATGAACACCACCCGCTACGCCTGGCTGGGCGCCGGACTTCCGGAGACCGTGCCCGCCACGACCGTCGACCGGCAGTGCGGCTCCTCGCAGCAGGCCGTCCACTTCGCCGCCCAGGGCGTGCTGTCCGGCGCCAACGACATCGCGATCGCCTGCGGGGTCGAGTCCATGAGCCGGGTCCCGATGTGGTCCAACGTGCCGCCCGGCGCCGACCCCTTCGGGCCCGGCGTCGCCGCACGCTACCCGGAGGGCCTGGTCCCGCAGGGCATCAGCGCGGAGCTCATCGCCGCGAAGTACTCCCTCGGCCGCGCGGCCATGGACGAGTTCGCGGCGGCCTCGCACGCCAAGGCCGCGCGGAGCTGGGCGGCCGGACTCTTCGACGCCGAGGTCGTCCCGTACGGAGAGGTGCGCCGCGACGAGTCCGTGCGGCCGGCGACCACCCCCGAGGTCCTCGCCGGCCTCCGGCCCGCCTTCCGTGACCCGGGCTTCGCGGAGCGTTTCCCGCAGATCGACTGGTCGGTGACCGCGGGCAACAGCAGCCCGGTCAACGACGGCGCCTCCGCCGTCCTCGTCATGGAGGCGGACACCGCGCGCCGCCTCGGGCTGCGCCCGCTCGCCCGGCTCCACTCCTTCGCCGTGACCGGTTCCGACCCGCTGCTCATGCTGACCGGGGTGGTCCCGGCCACCGAGAAGGTGCTGCGGCGGGCCGGTCTCGGCCTCGCCGACATCGACCTCTTCGAGATCAACGAGGCCTTCGCGAGCGTCGTCCTCGCCTGGCGCCAGGAGACCGGCGCCGACCTCGACAGGGTCAACGTGCACGGCGGCGCCATCGCCCTCGGCCACCCCCTGGGCGCGAGCGGCACCCGTCTGACCGCGACCCTGGTGCACGCGCTGCGGGCGCGGGGCGGCCGGTACGGGCTGCAGGCGATGTGCGAGGCGGGCGGGCTCGCCAACGCGATGATCGTCGAAGCGATCTGAGGGGGCGGGGCGGCTGGATCCCCCGCGCTCCTCCCCCCCCCGGAGACTCCCACCCCCCCCCGCGCTCCTACGCGAACGGACGGTCAGGCCGAGTTCGAAGAGGACCGAACCGGTGGTGGAGATGCGGGCCACCGGGGCGGTGGCGTCCTCCCAGGGCGCGCTGACCAGCAGCTCGGCACCGCGACGGTCACCACCGGCTGATCAGGCCGGCACCGACTCCACCGGACGCTCCGCCTCCGCGGGCTCCCCCACGGAACCGCGGAGGCGGTGCCGTTTGCGCCAGCCGACCACCGCGGCGCCGGCCACCGACAGGACGATGAAGCCCGCGGAGATCAGGAAGGCAGGGGAGGACGGCGAGGTGGCCTCACTGCCCGCCACCGCGTAGGCGGCCGTGTTCGGGATCGAGCCGAGGCCCGTGGCGAGCAGGAAGGGCGCGTACTTCATACGGGAGATGGCGGCGCAGTAGTTGGCCACCGCGAACGGCATCCCCGGGAACAGCCGGATCGCCAGCATCGACCGGAACCCGTGCCGGCTCAGCTGCCCGTCCGCCGCCAGCGCCCAGCGCCCGCGCACGTACGGCCGCAGCGCGTCCTGGCCCAGGGCCCGCCCCAGCGCGAAGGAGATGCCCGCGCCCAGCACCGTGCCACCGAGGGCCGCGGCGAAGCCCGCCGGGGCGCCGAAGAGGGCACCGGCCGCCAGGTTCAGCAGCGGCCGCGGGACGAGGGCCGCCGTGCACACCCCGTACGCCAGACCGAAGACCACCACCGCGCCCACGCCGCTCAGCTGGGGCGGCCAGCCGGCCGAGAGCAGCCGCTGCGGCTCGAAGAGCAGCACCGACGACCCCGCGGCGAGCAGGATCACGGCGAGATACGTCAGCCGGGCCTTGGGCGCGAGCAGCACCCTGGAGCGGCGGACGGACACGGGCTCGAACATCCGGGGAGAGTAACCGAAACCGGTGTGTGATCGCCGTAATGAGCGCCATGCCCGATGCGCTCCCCCCGTCCCTCCTAGAGTGGGGCGGTGACCCCCGCCGCGTCCCCCGCAGTCCCCGACAGCGCCCTCGCCGACACCGTGCTCGCCCGGCTGACGGAGGTCTACCCCACCGGCGGCGACCCGTTCCGGGCGCAGGAGATGATCGCGTACATGAAGGGCGTCGCGCCCTTCCTCGGGCTGCGCACCCCCGAGCGCCGCGCCCTGTCCCGCACCGTCCTGGCCGGCACGCCCGCCCCCGACGAGGCCGACTGCACCGCCGTCGCGCTGCGCTGCTTCGCCCTGCCCGAGCGGGAGTACCACTACTTCGCCGTCGACTACCTGCGCCGCCACGTGAAGCGCTGCTCGTCCGGCTTCCTGCCGGTCGCCCGCGCCCTCGTCACCACCGTCTCCTGGTGGGACACCGTCGACCACCTCGCCGCCCACGTCGTCGGCCCGCTCGTCGCCGCCGATCCCGCGCTCGCGGCCCGGATGGACGAGTGGATCGCCGACGAGGACCTGTGGGTGGCGCGCACCGCGCTCCTGCACCAGCTGCGCTTCAAGGAGTCCACCGACACCGAGCGCCTCTTCTCGTACTGCCTGCTCCGCTCCGGCCACCCCGACTTCTTCATCCGCAAGGCGATCGGCTGGAGCCTGCGCGAGTACGCGAAGACCGACCCGGCCGAGGTGCGCGCCTTCGTCGCCGCCCACGCCTCCAGGCTCTCCCCGCTCTCCGTGCGCGAGGCCCTCAAGAACCTCTGAGCGGGCGGAAATTCGGTCGACCCGGACGCTCCGGGCCGCCATGATCGTGGGCATGTCCCGGTACGCCTTCCCCGCAGCGCCGTCCGCAGTCGCGGACGCGCCGAAGGCTGCCGTTCCCGTCTCCGTCCTCGTCTCGGCTCCCGCTCCCGCCCCCGTCCCGGTCTGCGCGTTCTGCGCGGCCGTGCCGACGCTCGGCGGCGACCGAAGCTGACCCTCCCCGGACCGTCCGGCGGACCCCACAGGGGGAGGGTCGGTCCGGCCCCGGGGTCCCCACACACGCTTCGAGCACCGAAACGAGCGATTCAGCCATGCCCAAGCAGGCATACGCGCGCACCAAACCGCACCTCAACATCGGCACCATGGGCCACGTCGACCACGGCAAGACCACCCTGACCGCCGCCCTCACCAAGGTCCTCAGCGAGCGGACCGCCGGCGGCCCGACCGCGTACGTCCCCTTCGACCGGATCGACCGCGCCCCCGAGGAGGCGCGCCGCGGCATCACCATCGACGTCGCGCACGTCGAGTACGAGACCGAGACCCGCCACTACGCCCACGTCGACATGCCCGGGCACGCCGACTACATCAAGAACATGGTCACCGGAGCGGCCCAGCTCGACGGGGCGATCCTCGTCGTCTCCGCGCTCGACGGGATCATGCCGCAGACCGCCGAGCACGTCCTGCTCGCCCGGCAGGTCGGCGTCGACCACGTCGTCGTCGCGCTCAACAAGGCCGACGGTGCGGACGACGAGCTGGCCGACCTGGTCGAACTGGAGGTACGGGAGCTGCTGACCGCGCACGGCTACGGCGGCGACGGCGTGCCCGTGATCCGGGTCTCCGGCCTGCGGGCCCTGGAGGGCGACCCGCGCTGGACCGCGTCCGTGGAGGCCCTGCTCGACGCCGTGGACACGTACGTGCCGGTGCCGGAGCGGTACGTGGACGCGCCGTTCCTGATGCCCGTCGAGAACGTGCTCACCATCACCGGCCGCGGCACGGTCGTCACCGGGGCCGTCGAGCGCGGCAGCGTCCGGGTCGGCGACCGCGTCGAGGTGCCCGGCGCGGGCATCGACACGGTCGTGACCGGCGTCGAGACCTTCGGGAAGCCGATGGAGTCGGCCCAGGCCGGCGACAACGTGGCGCTCCTGCTGCGCGGGGTGCCGCGCGGCGAGGTGCGGCGCGGTCACGTGGTGGCGCAGCCGGGCAGTCTGGTGCCGCGCCGTCGTTTCACGGCGCGGGTGTACGTGCTGTCGGCCGCCGAGGGCGGCCGCAGCACGCCGGTCGCGACGGGCTACCGGCCGCAGTTCTATCTGCGCACGGCCGATGTCGTCGGCGCCGTCGACCTCGGCGACCGGGCCGTCGCCCGGCCCGGCGAGACGGTCACGATGACCGTCGAGCTCGGCCGGGACCTCCCCCTGGAGCCGGGGCTCGGCTTCGCGATCCGCGAGGGCGGCCGGACGGTGGGGGCGGGGACGGTGACCGAGGTGCTGTGAGCGCGCGGCACCGACCGGTGCCGCGCCGCTCGGCCCGGGGCCCGCGTCTCCGTCCCCGGCGGGACGCGGCCCCTGGTCCCGGGCCACCCTCCCCGCGCGGGACCGGGTGATCGTCCGGGCACAATGAGGGCGTGAACGAGCAGATTCCCGTCATCCGCGACGTCGACTGGGGCACCGCGCGGCTCATGCCCGACGTGGACACCGAACGGGGCTGGCTGCTCACGGTCGACGGCGCCCCGCAGTCCTACGTCGACCTCGACGACCCGACGCACCTGGAGTTCGAGTACGCCCAGCGGCTCGCCCACGTCGTCGACCACGCCGCCGAGGAGGGCGCCCCGCTCGACGTGCTGCACCTGGGCGGCGGGGCCCTCACCCTGCCCCGGTACGTCGCCGCCACCCGGCCCGGCTCGCGGCAGGACGTCGCCGAGGCGGACCGGGGGCTGCTCGCCCTGGTCGCCGAGCACCTGCCGCTGCCCGAGGAGGCGGGGATCGCCGTGCACGGGGCGGACGCCCGGGAGTGGCTGGAGGCGGCTCCGGACGACTCCGCGGACCTGCTGGTCGCGGACGTGTTCGGCGGCTCGCGGGTGCCGGCCCACCTGACCTCGGTCGAGTACGCCCGGCAGGCCCGGCGGGTGCTGCGGCCCGGCGGGACCTACGCGGCGAACCTCGCGGACGGGGCGCCGTTCGGCTTCCTCCGCTCCCAGCTGGCGACCTTCGCGGCCGTCTTCCCCGAACTCGCGCTGATCGCCGAACCGGCGGTGCTGCGCGGCCGGCGCTTCGGCAACGCGGTGCTCGTCGCCTCCGACCGGCCGATCGACACCGCGGGCCTGGCCCGGCGGACGGCGGCCGACGTCTTCCCGGCGCGCGTGGAGTGGGGCGAGCCGCTGGCCCGCCTCACCGGCGACGCCCGCCCGGTGCGGGACGCGGAGGCCGTACCGTCACCCGTGCCGCCGGAGGGTGCCTTCGGCATCGGCTGAGGCTCCGGCCAGATCGTGACGTTCGGATCAGGCCGGATCAGCCCGGATCAGCCGGCGGAGCCAGGCGTCGCGGGCCCGGTCTGATCCGAACGACACCCTAGGCCGACCCGGGCGTGCCCGGAGCCTCCACGCTCGCCGGCGTCTCGGCGGTCGCGGGCCTCTCCGGTGCTCCAGGCGCTCCAGGCGTCCCAGGGACACCCGGCGCCGAGCCCGACACCCGCTTCGTACGCCGGGTCAGTCGGCGCACGTCGGGGACCAGCAGCACCAGCGCGGTCACGAGCACGATCAGGGCGGCCGAGCCCCACAACGCGTTGCTGCGGCCGAAGACGCCCTCCGCGGGCCCGGCCAGCGCGGTGGACAGGGGGAGCATCGCGGTCGAGCCGAACCAGTCGTAGGCCGAGACCCGGGACAGCTTGTCCTCCGGGATCTCCTGGTGCAGCGCGGTCATCCATGAGACGCCGAACACCTCGATCGCCACGCCGCTGACGAACATCGCGGCCGACAGGCCGACCACGTCGAGCGGTACCGCGAGCGCCGCCGAGGGCAGCGCGATGGGGAAGACGCACAGGGTGCCCACGAGCAGCAGCCGGCGCGGTTTCCAGCGGATCATCAGGAGCGCACCGGCCACGGTGCCCACGCCGAACGCGGCGAGCGCCAGTCCCCACGGCCGCGCGCCGCCGAGTTCGTCCTGCGCCACCAGCGGTCCGTAGACCGACTCGGCGGCGCCGACCAGGGCCACCACGATGGAGAACTGGGCGACGATCGCCCAGAGCCAGGGGCGGCTCGCGAACTCGTCCCAGCCCTCCCGTAGGTCGGACAGCAGGCCGCCGCCCTCCCCGCGCTCGGGGATGTGCCGTACGTCGAGGAAGGCGCGCAGCGCGCCCGCGAGGGCGAAGGCGACCGCGTCGACGGCGAGCACCCAGCCGGGGCCCACGGCGGCGATCAGCGCGCCGCCGAGCGCGGCCCCGCCGATGCCGGCGCCGTGCATCGCCATCCGGAAGAGGGCGAAGGCGCGGCTGACCTGCTCGCCGCTGACGCTGGACATCAGCATGCCCTCGGCGGCCGGGTTGAAGAAGGCCTGTCCGGTGCCGCACAGGGCGGTCAGCAGCATCATGTGCCAGAGCCGCGCCTCGCCGGTGAGGACGAGCACGGCGAACACGGCCTGGGAGACGCAGTTGAGGGCGTTGGCGGCGACCATCACCCGGTGCCGGGGGACCCGGTCGGCGACGGCGCCCCCGATGAGGAGGAAGAGGACCAGGGGGAGGGTGCGGGCCATCGCCACCAGGCCGACGTCGCCGCCGTCGCCACCGGACTGGATCACGGCGAACGCCGCCGCGATCAGGGCACCGTGGGTGCCCAGGTTGGTGATGATCGCGGCGGCGGTCAGCAGCAGGTAGTTCCGCCCGGCCCAGCCGGGTATGCGTGCGCGGTTCAGGACGACTCCGGGGACTCCGGGGCGAGGCGGACGGTGGTGAGGATCTGCTGCACGGTGGCGTCCGGCAGCTCCTCCTTCACGCCGGCGGCGGCGTACAGGACGAAGGAGGAGAAGTCACCCTTCGCGTTCTTGAAGGAGAAGGCGATCGACTTGCCGTCGGACTCGCACTTGTTGCGCTTCTTGATCCCGGGCGCGGTGGCCGTGGACATGCTGCCCTTGAGGCCGGACTTGGTGGTGTACGGCACGGCCTTGGTGATCTTGATGGTGCCCTTGGGCATGTGCTGGGCGTAGCCGGCCCAGACCCAGTTGCCGGCCTCGTTGTACGCGGCCTCGTCGGTGTTCTTGGCGCCCTGGCCGCCCTTGGTGCCGGCGGTGCTCAGGCCCCAGGTCTCCTGGGTGCCGTTCTTGTCGGTGTCGTAGGCGCACCAGTTGCTCTTGAAGTGCGCGGGCGAGGACATGGTGACGACGGGGGAGCCGTCGCCCTTCTTCTCGTCCTCGAAGTACGTGATCATGCCCTGCTTCGACACCTCCCACGAGGGGGGTACGTCGAAGAGCGTGCCGTACTTGGGGTTGTAGACGACCTTCCAGCCGGGGATCACCGGCTGGTGCCCGGCGCCGTCGCGCGGGTTGTCGAGCGGCGGGGCCGAGGAGGTGGCGGGCGCCGAGGTGACCTTGTCGCTCGGCTTCGGGTCGTCGGCCTGGTCCTTCTTCCCGTCGTCCTTGCCGAGCACGAGGTAGCCGGCCACTCCGGCCGCGGCGAGCACGGCCACGGCGGCGACGATCGCCACGAGGGTGGTCTGCTTCTTCTTGCCGCCGTCCCCGCCGGCCGGCTGCACCGGTCCCGGCACGGTGTACTGCGGCACGGTCGGCTGCTGGTACGGGTTGGCCTGCGGCGGCTGCCCGTACGGCGGGTTCTGCGGGCCGTAGCCGGGCTGTGCCGGCTGCTGCTGGTACGGGTTGGGCTGCTGGTACCCCGGCTGGGCGTAGGGGTTCGGCTGCCCGTAGCCGGGCTGGCCCGGCTGCGCGTACGGGTTCTGACTCTGGTCCTGCGGGTTCTGCTCGCCCCCGGGCGGCTGCTGTCCTGGCCACATGGCGAGTAACGATAGAGGTGTGGCGGTGGCCCGGCTACGGCCGCCCCCGTGCGGGGATGGCGAAGACTGCTACCCGTGGGTAACATAACCGGTCATGAGCGCAGACCAGATGACCGTCGGCGAGATGCTCGCCGCCACGGTGCCCATGGCCAGGACCCTCAAGCTGGAGTTCCTGGAGACCACCGCCGAGCGCGCCGTCGTGCGCCTGCCGGACCAGGCCGACTACCACAACCACGTGGGCGGCCCGCATGCCGGCGCCATGTTCACCCTGGCCGAGTCCGCCAGCGGCGCGATCGTCCTCGCCGCCTTCGGTGACCAGCTCGGCCGCGCCGTGCCGCTCGCCGTCAAGGCGGAGATCGGCTACAAGAAGCTCGCCATGGGCGTCGTCACCGCCACCGCCACCCTCGGCCGCCCGGCCGCCGAGGTCGTCGCCGAACTCGACGCCGGACAGCGCCCCGAGTTCCCCGTGCGCATCGACATCACCCGCGAGGACGGCGCCGTCACCGGCGAGATGACGGTTCTGTGG from Streptomyces showdoensis includes these protein-coding regions:
- a CDS encoding nuclear transport factor 2 family protein; the protein is MTQRVDLATVMDRLAIDDLITGYAVAVDDSDWAAYRALFTPDGRADYRGSGGVEGPAAEVAAWLAETMRLFPVRQHLIVNRRVRIQDLGGYPGDTATVRADYVNPMRFESGEDFVCGGRYTFALRRSGGGWLLRSVVVEEKWRRM
- a CDS encoding thiolase family protein, translated to MRDAVIVEAVRTPIGKGKPGGALADVHPVALLSHTLRALVDRTGIDPALVDDVIGGTVDQVGEQAMNTTRYAWLGAGLPETVPATTVDRQCGSSQQAVHFAAQGVLSGANDIAIACGVESMSRVPMWSNVPPGADPFGPGVAARYPEGLVPQGISAELIAAKYSLGRAAMDEFAAASHAKAARSWAAGLFDAEVVPYGEVRRDESVRPATTPEVLAGLRPAFRDPGFAERFPQIDWSVTAGNSSPVNDGASAVLVMEADTARRLGLRPLARLHSFAVTGSDPLLMLTGVVPATEKVLRRAGLGLADIDLFEINEAFASVVLAWRQETGADLDRVNVHGGAIALGHPLGASGTRLTATLVHALRARGGRYGLQAMCEAGGLANAMIVEAI
- a CDS encoding flavin reductase family protein is translated as MRMNFDPERTDRNSFYRLLTATVVPRPIAWVSTTAADGTDNLAPHSFFTISSVVPPVVQFTSVGRKDSLRNVEETGQFVVNLAPEGLFERINATATDFPRGTSEFDACGVEREPSLRVRPPRVAASPVALECELHSTLRIGDSTVVFGRVVHAAVDEAVLVEGHPEMALMRPLSRLGKNEWGTLGGITELARVPYRG
- a CDS encoding TVP38/TMEM64 family protein is translated as MFEPVSVRRSRVLLAPKARLTYLAVILLAAGSSVLLFEPQRLLSAGWPPQLSGVGAVVVFGLAYGVCTAALVPRPLLNLAAGALFGAPAGFAAALGGTVLGAGISFALGRALGQDALRPYVRGRWALAADGQLSRHGFRSMLAIRLFPGMPFAVANYCAAISRMKYAPFLLATGLGSIPNTAAYAVAGSEATSPSSPAFLISAGFIVLSVAGAAVVGWRKRHRLRGSVGEPAEAERPVESVPA
- a CDS encoding DNA alkylation repair protein produces the protein MTPAASPAVPDSALADTVLARLTEVYPTGGDPFRAQEMIAYMKGVAPFLGLRTPERRALSRTVLAGTPAPDEADCTAVALRCFALPEREYHYFAVDYLRRHVKRCSSGFLPVARALVTTVSWWDTVDHLAAHVVGPLVAADPALAARMDEWIADEDLWVARTALLHQLRFKESTDTERLFSYCLLRSGHPDFFIRKAIGWSLREYAKTDPAEVRAFVAAHASRLSPLSVREALKNL
- the tuf gene encoding elongation factor Tu codes for the protein MPKQAYARTKPHLNIGTMGHVDHGKTTLTAALTKVLSERTAGGPTAYVPFDRIDRAPEEARRGITIDVAHVEYETETRHYAHVDMPGHADYIKNMVTGAAQLDGAILVVSALDGIMPQTAEHVLLARQVGVDHVVVALNKADGADDELADLVELEVRELLTAHGYGGDGVPVIRVSGLRALEGDPRWTASVEALLDAVDTYVPVPERYVDAPFLMPVENVLTITGRGTVVTGAVERGSVRVGDRVEVPGAGIDTVVTGVETFGKPMESAQAGDNVALLLRGVPRGEVRRGHVVAQPGSLVPRRRFTARVYVLSAAEGGRSTPVATGYRPQFYLRTADVVGAVDLGDRAVARPGETVTMTVELGRDLPLEPGLGFAIREGGRTVGAGTVTEVL
- a CDS encoding undecaprenyl-diphosphate phosphatase encodes the protein MSWFESFILGLVQGLTEFLPISSSAHLRLTAAFAGWQDPGAAFTAITQIGTETAVLIYFRKDIARIVSAWFRSLFDKSMRSDHDAQMGWLVIVGSLPIGILGVTFKDQIEGPFRDLRLIATTLIVMGIVLGVADRLAARDEIGGRHRVVRERKSLKELGVRDGLIFGFCQAMALIPGVSRSGATISGGLFMSYTREAAARYSFLLAIPAVLASGVFELKDAGEGHVSWGPTIFATVIAFAVGYAVIAWFMKFITTKSFMPFVIYRIVLGIVLLVLVGTDVLSPHAGESAG
- a CDS encoding spermidine synthase; the protein is MNEQIPVIRDVDWGTARLMPDVDTERGWLLTVDGAPQSYVDLDDPTHLEFEYAQRLAHVVDHAAEEGAPLDVLHLGGGALTLPRYVAATRPGSRQDVAEADRGLLALVAEHLPLPEEAGIAVHGADAREWLEAAPDDSADLLVADVFGGSRVPAHLTSVEYARQARRVLRPGGTYAANLADGAPFGFLRSQLATFAAVFPELALIAEPAVLRGRRFGNAVLVASDRPIDTAGLARRTAADVFPARVEWGEPLARLTGDARPVRDAEAVPSPVPPEGAFGIG
- a CDS encoding winged helix-turn-helix transcriptional regulator — protein: MKAAPRPCSIADTLALVGEKYALLVLREVSLGVRRFDRIARNTGAPRDILTARLKRLVEAGILEKVEYSERPRRYEYRATPAGEELQPVLVTLMAWGDRHLNAERRPTLLEHSCGEVLSPRVICASCGDEADTASLRTLVQAPGWTTTGPVEG
- the lnt gene encoding apolipoprotein N-acyltransferase; this encodes MRNPFAGQGPRSGLGRSAFAVLLGALPALAFPAPSLWWFGYVALVPWLLLIRTAPSARRAGLDGWLGGLGFMLGAHQWLLPSLHVFLLVIAALLGLLWLPWGWLVRAMLGGEPSAGRAAAALVVVPSGWLLVELARSWEGLGGPWGLLGAGQWQVPPALRLASVGGVWLVSLLVVAVNTALALLVAVRPVRRTALVGLVGCALVLGLAWWGAAPPRTDGTARIAVVQPGVFDGPGGADRRFARAEELTRTLAGQRPDLVVWGESSVGADLGDRPDLTARLTALSRTVGAPLLVNVDARRSDRPGIYKSAILIGPRGPTGERYDKMRLVPFGEYVPARALLGWATSVGKGAAGEDRRRGTRPVVMTLPAPEAGGPGLRIGPLVCFESAFPDMSRRLVRDGADVVVVQSATSTFQDTWAPAQHASLGALRAAESGRPVVHATLTGISAAYGPDGRRTGTALGTDRSAATVYALPLAHGVTLYDRFGDWPVYGALLVIGALCAAEGARTLRRPGRGPRVPPARTARGSAGRPVR